The following coding sequences lie in one Polynucleobacter asymbioticus genomic window:
- a CDS encoding GlcG/HbpS family heme-binding protein: MLATKPYLTQADVQKILNAADQHAAKNNWAVTIAVCDDGGHLLGLTRRDGCAPVSAYIAEEKARTAAMGKRESRVYEEIINNGRISFLSAPHISGMLEGGVNIEVNGFTIGAVGVSGVKSTEDAETAKAGIAAIL; the protein is encoded by the coding sequence ATGTTGGCAACTAAACCGTATTTAACTCAGGCTGATGTTCAAAAGATTTTGAATGCTGCTGATCAGCATGCAGCTAAAAATAACTGGGCAGTAACGATTGCTGTTTGTGATGATGGCGGCCACTTATTGGGTTTAACTCGTCGTGATGGTTGTGCGCCTGTCTCTGCATACATTGCAGAAGAAAAAGCGCGTACTGCTGCAATGGGTAAACGTGAGAGCCGTGTCTATGAAGAGATTATTAATAACGGACGTATTTCCTTTTTATCTGCCCCACATATTTCAGGCATGTTAGAAGGTGGCGTCAATATCGAGGTAAATGGGTTTACCATCGGCGCAGTCGGCGTTTCCGGCGTTAAATCGACTGAGGATGCCGAAACCGCGAAGGCCGGCATTGCAGCCATTCTGTAA
- a CDS encoding DEAD/DEAH box helicase: protein MTNTVPEINSPTGATESSATPATITFADFGLDPKIQKAVSEQGYNTPTPIQAQSIPHVLAGSDLMGAAQTGTGKTAAFVLPIIQKILRHASSSASPARHPIRALVLTPTRELAVQVAENAASYSKHTDLRAAVVYGGVDMKEQVATLRGGVEILIATPGRLLDHIGSKVANLSQVEILVLDEADRMLDMGFLPDLQRIIDLIPAQRQTLLFSATFSPEIKKLAQSYLRAPVTVEVARQNAAADTVKQVVHMVSSADKQRAIVKVLEARTRQGLSRQCIIFTNSRLGCARLARSLERDGIKAGAIHGDKSQGERTLTLDAFKSGAIEALVATDVAARGLDIPSMPCVINHELPFNAEDFIHRIGRTGRAGSKGDAIALVDASEKRLLDDIEKLMKRKLDIQPLPEGSPSSAPSRSSSRSDAPAKMSDPFFYKPYEPSAVTKPSSETVNPEEKKVGITPSRPAVGALLGGFKKK from the coding sequence TTGACAAATACTGTTCCTGAAATAAATTCCCCTACCGGCGCTACTGAGAGTAGCGCCACCCCAGCAACAATTACCTTTGCTGACTTTGGCTTAGATCCAAAGATTCAAAAAGCGGTATCTGAGCAGGGCTACAACACCCCAACTCCGATTCAAGCGCAATCTATTCCGCACGTATTGGCGGGAAGCGATTTGATGGGCGCAGCCCAAACGGGCACCGGTAAGACGGCTGCTTTTGTGCTGCCAATTATTCAAAAGATTTTGCGCCATGCGAGCAGCAGTGCTTCGCCTGCTCGTCATCCAATCCGTGCTTTGGTGCTAACGCCAACCCGTGAGTTGGCTGTTCAGGTTGCCGAGAATGCTGCGAGCTATTCCAAACATACTGATTTACGTGCTGCCGTGGTTTACGGTGGCGTGGATATGAAAGAGCAAGTTGCCACATTGCGTGGCGGTGTGGAGATTTTGATTGCTACCCCAGGGCGCTTGCTCGATCACATTGGCTCAAAGGTTGCCAATCTCTCACAAGTGGAAATCCTCGTGTTGGATGAGGCGGATCGCATGCTCGATATGGGCTTCTTGCCTGACTTGCAGCGCATTATTGATCTGATTCCTGCGCAGCGACAAACACTCTTGTTCTCAGCAACGTTCTCACCTGAGATTAAAAAATTAGCGCAAAGTTATTTACGCGCACCAGTCACTGTTGAGGTGGCGCGCCAAAATGCTGCAGCAGATACTGTGAAGCAAGTGGTACATATGGTGTCCAGCGCTGATAAGCAGCGCGCGATTGTGAAAGTGCTTGAGGCGCGTACACGTCAAGGCTTGTCTCGCCAGTGCATCATCTTCACCAACAGCCGTTTGGGTTGTGCTCGATTAGCGCGTTCATTAGAGCGTGATGGCATTAAAGCAGGCGCGATTCATGGCGATAAGAGTCAGGGTGAGCGTACTCTTACTCTGGATGCATTTAAGTCTGGTGCGATTGAAGCCTTGGTTGCTACCGACGTAGCTGCACGTGGTTTAGACATTCCGTCGATGCCTTGCGTTATTAATCACGAGCTGCCGTTTAATGCCGAAGACTTCATTCACCGCATTGGTCGTACGGGTCGCGCAGGTAGTAAGGGCGATGCGATTGCATTAGTTGATGCCAGTGAAAAACGTTTGCTCGACGATATTGAAAAGTTGATGAAGCGGAAGTTAGACATTCAGCCCTTGCCTGAAGGCAGTCCGAGCTCAGCGCCTAGTAGAAGTTCTTCCAGATCAGATGCGCCAGCCAAAATGTCGGACCCATTTTTCTATAAGCCTTATGAGCCTAGCGCTGTAACTAAGCCATCTTCAGAGACTGTAAATCCCGAGGAGAAAAAAGTTGGTATCACGCCTTCAAGGCCAGCCGTTGGCGCTTTACTCGGCGGTTTTAAGAAGAAGTAA
- the gluQRS gene encoding tRNA glutamyl-Q(34) synthetase GluQRS yields MPNLKNPSSPADGYRGRFAPSPTGPLHAGSLVAALGSWLDARKNHGKWLLRIEDLDAPRCIPGADQEIMRQLLACGLNWDEEPTWQSKHQDRYKQALERLNGLQTIYPCTCSRQSIANVLEARGVVTPRNQEMVYPGSCRPQPIPQYEDGNLFSNEGAWRLALPSKLTLQFEDQVQGKQSQNLNQEVGDFVLRRRDGVFTYQLAVVVDDAAQEITDIVRGADLLNNTARQIHLQKVLGYTSPSYLHLPLVLDEHGEKLSKQTLASAIHTDTAQQALQELRKAAEHLGLSDLPDGKETSIAEWLLAATQAWGRKITSS; encoded by the coding sequence GTGCCGAATCTAAAAAACCCTTCATCCCCAGCCGACGGCTATCGCGGGCGATTTGCCCCCTCGCCTACCGGCCCGCTGCATGCGGGATCCTTAGTTGCCGCCCTAGGAAGCTGGTTGGATGCCCGTAAAAATCATGGGAAATGGCTACTCAGAATCGAGGATCTAGACGCCCCCCGCTGCATTCCGGGAGCTGACCAAGAAATCATGCGCCAGTTGCTTGCCTGCGGCCTTAACTGGGACGAGGAACCCACATGGCAATCCAAGCACCAAGACCGCTATAAACAGGCTCTAGAGCGCTTAAATGGGCTCCAGACCATCTATCCCTGCACTTGCTCCCGCCAAAGTATTGCAAACGTCCTAGAAGCTCGCGGCGTAGTCACCCCTCGCAATCAAGAAATGGTCTACCCAGGAAGCTGCCGCCCCCAACCAATCCCCCAATACGAGGATGGAAATCTCTTCTCTAATGAGGGAGCTTGGAGACTTGCCCTTCCATCCAAGCTCACCCTGCAATTTGAAGATCAAGTCCAAGGCAAGCAAAGTCAAAATCTCAATCAAGAAGTAGGTGATTTTGTATTGCGTCGTCGGGATGGTGTGTTCACCTATCAGCTTGCGGTAGTTGTGGATGATGCTGCACAAGAAATTACTGACATTGTCCGTGGCGCAGATTTATTGAACAACACGGCAAGACAAATACATCTGCAGAAGGTGTTGGGATATACAAGCCCAAGCTACCTGCATCTACCCCTTGTATTGGATGAACATGGCGAGAAACTCAGTAAGCAAACTTTAGCGAGCGCTATTCATACTGATACTGCACAGCAAGCTTTACAAGAATTACGTAAAGCTGCGGAGCATTTAGGACTGAGCGATCTTCCGGACGGAAAAGAGACTTCGATTGCTGAGTGGCTATTAGCAGCCACTCAGGCTTGGGGCAGGAAAATTACTTCTTCTTAA
- the dnaE gene encoding DNA polymerase III subunit alpha has translation MASPRFVHLRVHSEFSITDGVVRIDDAVAAAEKDGMGALALTDLSNLFGLVRFYSAARSSGIKPIAGADVWVSNPQDPDQPHRLLLLVQNHSGYLNLCQLLSKASLENQSRGRAEVDLKWFSEPASKAEDKAAKRTLAYGLIALSGGRWGDVGAALLAGQEDQAKDAAKHWAKLFPNAFYIEVQRGGHPQDEKQLQLACHLASELDLPIVATHPVQFMQRSDFTAHEARVCIAEGELLGNPRRTKRFNEEQYFLSQEEMEKRFADLPVALANSVEIAKRCNLSLTLGQPRLPDFPTPPGITLDDYLLQQSEIGLKRHMARNFPDPEERAKEEARYHERLVFEVKTIAQMGFPGYFLIVADFINWAKNNGVPVGPGRGSGAGSLVAYSLGITDLDPLRYNLLFERFLNPERVSMPDFDIDFCQHGRDRVIQYVKDKYGKDAVSQIATFGTMAARAAIRDVGRVLEQGYNFVDGIAKLIPNKPGQYMTIEMAKKEEKQLGEREKNEDEVRQLLSLAQQLEGMTRNVGMHAGGVLIAPGRLTDFCPLYTQEAKDSKDQESGSVISQFDKDDVEAIGLVKFDFLGLTTLTILAAAEKWIKTLHADRKDWNIGEISLDDEKAFEVLKNANTVAVFQLESRGMQGMLREAKPDRFEDIIALVALYRPGPMDLIPDFIERKHGRQKVEYPDPRIEPVLQETYGIMVYQEQVMQMAQMIGGYSLGGADMLRRAMGKKKPEEMAQHRKIFSDGAKAGGITEGKANEIYDLMERFAGYGFNKSHAAAYALLAYQTAWLKAYYPAEFMAANLSLAMDDTDKVKILYDDCLANNIRVFSPDINTGVYVFTPLRAPDAAPDSPISHIRYGLGAVRGTGEAAIEVIVKAREAGGPFKDLFDFCARVDRRQVNRRAIEALMRAGAFDSLYKDSIPAGGNPYDIRSTLLASLARAIEAAEQAEASVNQVSLFEVAGEEDRHLPELVREPVWSEKKRLQDEKSALGLCLTGHMFDAYRDETAHFIRQPLAKVTEGKDQLIAGIITSARMLTGQRGRMMIATIDDGTAAIEVTLYSEVYEPNRSWLKEDELLVAKVNVTPDKFSGGVRIVSEAVMDITGARMRFARNIHLSIDSAIDLKSLRSQIGPYLMSNRVRDPKLGPAAASMPSASEGLKGLMLTAAVTTSGGACLMQFPEELRIYPDDACLHSLNQILAAKQSNTVQVQYH, from the coding sequence ATGGCTTCACCCCGTTTTGTTCATCTGCGCGTCCATTCCGAGTTTTCAATTACGGATGGTGTCGTTCGCATTGATGATGCGGTAGCCGCAGCAGAAAAAGATGGCATGGGAGCCTTGGCTCTCACCGATTTAAGTAATTTATTTGGCCTAGTCCGTTTTTATAGCGCTGCACGCTCAAGCGGAATTAAGCCAATTGCCGGAGCTGACGTTTGGGTTAGCAACCCCCAGGATCCAGATCAGCCACATCGATTATTACTCTTGGTTCAAAACCACTCTGGTTATCTTAATCTGTGCCAGTTACTAAGCAAGGCCTCCCTAGAGAATCAATCGCGCGGTCGAGCCGAGGTGGATCTCAAATGGTTCAGTGAGCCCGCCTCTAAGGCGGAAGATAAAGCGGCAAAAAGAACGCTGGCTTATGGATTAATTGCCCTGTCTGGCGGACGCTGGGGTGATGTTGGTGCCGCACTCTTGGCTGGCCAAGAAGATCAAGCTAAAGACGCTGCCAAGCATTGGGCAAAATTATTTCCCAACGCGTTTTACATTGAAGTGCAACGTGGTGGCCACCCCCAAGATGAAAAGCAACTTCAGCTTGCCTGTCACCTTGCCAGTGAATTGGATCTACCGATTGTTGCTACGCATCCAGTGCAGTTTATGCAGCGCAGTGATTTCACGGCACATGAAGCACGGGTCTGTATCGCAGAGGGTGAGCTCTTAGGCAATCCTCGTCGCACTAAGAGATTTAATGAAGAACAATATTTCTTATCTCAAGAAGAGATGGAAAAACGCTTTGCGGATTTGCCGGTTGCTCTTGCAAACTCAGTGGAGATTGCCAAGCGTTGCAATCTCTCTTTAACACTGGGCCAGCCCCGCTTGCCGGACTTCCCAACGCCTCCCGGTATTACGCTCGACGATTATTTGTTGCAGCAATCGGAGATAGGTTTGAAGCGCCATATGGCGCGGAATTTCCCTGATCCAGAAGAGCGTGCCAAGGAAGAGGCTCGTTATCACGAGCGCCTTGTCTTTGAGGTGAAGACCATTGCTCAAATGGGTTTCCCGGGCTACTTCCTGATTGTTGCGGACTTTATTAACTGGGCAAAAAATAATGGCGTACCAGTAGGTCCAGGTCGTGGATCGGGTGCTGGCTCCTTGGTTGCTTACTCGCTCGGTATTACCGATCTTGACCCGCTGCGCTACAACTTACTTTTTGAGCGCTTTTTAAATCCTGAGCGGGTATCGATGCCCGACTTCGATATTGACTTCTGTCAGCATGGGCGCGACCGCGTTATTCAGTACGTAAAAGATAAATACGGCAAAGATGCAGTCAGTCAAATTGCCACCTTTGGAACCATGGCTGCTAGAGCAGCGATTCGCGACGTAGGTCGTGTGCTTGAACAAGGTTATAACTTCGTCGATGGCATTGCCAAGTTAATCCCGAATAAGCCTGGTCAGTATATGACCATCGAAATGGCCAAGAAGGAAGAGAAGCAATTAGGCGAGCGTGAAAAGAATGAAGATGAAGTGCGCCAACTCTTATCTCTCGCGCAGCAGTTAGAAGGCATGACCCGAAACGTGGGTATGCATGCGGGTGGTGTGTTGATTGCCCCTGGCCGATTGACGGATTTTTGTCCGCTCTATACACAAGAGGCTAAAGATTCTAAAGATCAAGAGAGTGGCTCCGTCATTAGTCAGTTTGATAAAGATGACGTGGAGGCGATCGGCCTAGTGAAGTTCGACTTCTTGGGTTTGACGACGCTTACTATCTTGGCGGCTGCTGAGAAGTGGATTAAGACGCTGCATGCGGATCGTAAAGATTGGAATATCGGTGAGATTTCACTAGATGATGAAAAAGCTTTTGAAGTCTTAAAGAACGCCAATACAGTTGCCGTCTTCCAGCTAGAAAGTCGTGGCATGCAAGGCATGCTGCGTGAAGCTAAGCCCGACCGCTTCGAAGATATTATTGCGCTAGTTGCACTCTATCGCCCAGGCCCAATGGATTTGATTCCGGACTTTATTGAACGTAAGCATGGGCGTCAAAAAGTAGAGTATCCAGATCCCCGTATTGAGCCCGTTCTGCAAGAAACCTACGGCATCATGGTTTACCAAGAGCAGGTGATGCAGATGGCGCAGATGATTGGCGGCTACTCACTTGGTGGTGCCGACATGTTGCGTCGTGCGATGGGTAAGAAGAAGCCTGAAGAGATGGCGCAACATCGCAAGATCTTTAGTGATGGTGCAAAAGCTGGTGGTATTACCGAAGGCAAAGCCAACGAGATTTATGACTTGATGGAGCGTTTTGCGGGCTATGGATTTAATAAATCCCATGCTGCTGCCTATGCGCTCTTGGCCTATCAAACTGCTTGGCTAAAAGCTTATTACCCAGCCGAATTTATGGCAGCCAACTTATCGCTCGCAATGGATGACACCGATAAGGTGAAGATTCTGTACGACGATTGTTTAGCCAATAACATTCGCGTGTTCTCACCAGACATTAATACTGGCGTTTATGTATTCACACCATTGCGTGCTCCAGATGCTGCTCCCGATTCCCCAATTAGCCATATTCGTTATGGATTGGGTGCAGTAAGGGGTACGGGTGAAGCAGCTATTGAAGTGATTGTGAAAGCCCGTGAGGCGGGTGGCCCATTTAAGGATTTATTTGATTTCTGCGCACGCGTTGATCGTCGGCAGGTGAACCGTCGAGCGATTGAAGCATTGATGCGCGCTGGTGCCTTTGATAGCTTGTACAAGGACTCCATTCCAGCTGGCGGTAATCCTTACGATATTCGCTCCACTTTATTGGCATCACTTGCTCGTGCGATTGAGGCTGCTGAACAAGCGGAAGCCTCCGTTAATCAAGTAAGCTTGTTTGAGGTCGCAGGGGAGGAGGATCGTCACTTGCCTGAACTGGTGCGCGAACCAGTTTGGTCCGAGAAGAAGCGCCTGCAAGATGAAAAAAGTGCGTTAGGCCTTTGTCTTACTGGCCATATGTTCGATGCCTACCGCGATGAGACGGCGCATTTCATTCGTCAACCATTGGCTAAAGTGACAGAAGGCAAGGATCAGTTGATTGCTGGGATTATTACTTCTGCCCGCATGTTAACTGGTCAGCGTGGTCGCATGATGATAGCGACGATTGATGATGGAACTGCTGCTATTGAGGTGACGCTCTATAGTGAGGTCTATGAGCCGAATCGCTCTTGGCTCAAAGAAGATGAGTTACTGGTGGCGAAAGTGAACGTTACGCCTGATAAGTTTTCTGGTGGAGTGCGGATCGTATCTGAAGCGGTGATGGATATCACTGGTGCGCGGATGCGTTTTGCACGTAATATCCATCTGTCGATCGATTCAGCGATTGATCTCAAATCCCTCCGAAGTCAAATTGGGCCTTACCTGATGAGTAACCGGGTGCGAGATCCCAAGTTGGGTCCTGCCGCAGCCTCTATGCCAAGTGCTAGCGAAGGTTTGAAAGGTTTAATGCTTACCGCTGCAGTTACTACTAGTGGCGGAGCGTGCTTGATGCAGTTCCCAGAAGAGCTGCGCATTTATCCAGATGATGCCTGCTTGCATAGCTTGAATCAAATATTAGCAGCTAAACAGTCTAATACCGTTCAGGTTCAGTACCACTAA
- a CDS encoding glycosyltransferase family 9 protein has product MTAFSALKPKKVLFIATRQIGDVLVTTPLISEARQLWPDAEFHFLGYRGKLEMLKGNPDIAKTIETSDRPKLKEYLSLFFKLFQRYDLAVVTQPSDRAYFYGLAAAQHRVGVLGGHPQGLTEQDKAKKSKSDKQNAWKKAISLHTVDVDYFAQHVITEKLRLLEIFYKNPLELFQKPVSVTAPTGDPVTPSIAGELHSPYIVVHPGPLTAYKRWPLAYWQALVTWIVGQGWQVVLSASPAKQDLQLSKDILSLLDEETRKHVVDTAGLLTIPQAGTLIRGAIAYVGVDTSITHLAAACNTPTIALFGPTPPTNFGPWPNGFIGEQPYQLRARSQTVGNVTILQGPGECVPCRKAGCEDRASSNSECLDHLEPNQVIAALQAATNK; this is encoded by the coding sequence ATGACTGCATTTTCAGCACTAAAGCCAAAAAAAGTTTTATTTATTGCGACTCGCCAAATTGGAGATGTCCTTGTCACAACGCCCCTCATTTCAGAAGCGCGTCAACTATGGCCAGATGCTGAATTTCACTTTTTAGGCTACCGCGGTAAGCTCGAGATGCTCAAAGGCAATCCCGATATCGCCAAAACAATCGAAACTTCAGATCGCCCAAAACTTAAGGAATATCTTTCTTTATTCTTCAAGCTCTTTCAACGTTACGACTTAGCAGTAGTCACACAACCTAGTGATCGAGCCTATTTCTATGGCTTAGCTGCAGCCCAACACCGGGTTGGTGTATTGGGTGGTCACCCTCAAGGCCTGACAGAGCAAGATAAAGCTAAGAAAAGTAAGAGTGATAAACAAAATGCCTGGAAAAAGGCTATTAGCTTACATACGGTTGATGTAGATTATTTTGCACAGCATGTCATTACTGAAAAGCTTCGCCTACTCGAAATCTTTTATAAAAATCCACTGGAGTTATTTCAGAAACCAGTCTCGGTAACAGCCCCTACTGGTGATCCAGTCACCCCAAGCATTGCTGGCGAACTTCACTCGCCGTATATCGTCGTACATCCCGGCCCCTTGACTGCATACAAGCGCTGGCCACTTGCCTATTGGCAAGCCTTGGTGACGTGGATTGTGGGACAAGGTTGGCAGGTTGTGCTGAGTGCATCACCCGCTAAGCAAGATCTTCAACTCAGTAAAGATATTCTTTCATTACTTGATGAGGAAACCCGTAAGCATGTTGTTGATACCGCAGGCTTGCTCACTATTCCACAAGCAGGAACACTGATTCGTGGTGCGATTGCATATGTCGGGGTGGATACCTCCATTACGCACTTAGCAGCCGCATGTAATACACCCACCATTGCTTTGTTTGGTCCAACACCACCCACCAACTTTGGGCCGTGGCCTAATGGTTTCATTGGTGAACAACCCTATCAACTCAGAGCCCGCTCACAGACGGTTGGTAATGTCACGATTTTGCAAGGGCCGGGTGAATGCGTCCCCTGCCGCAAAGCGGGTTGCGAAGACCGCGCAAGCAGCAATAGCGAATGCTTGGATCACTTAGAGCCAAATCAAGTAATTGCAGCGCTTCAAGCCGCCACAAATAAATAA
- a CDS encoding glycosyltransferase family 2 protein, translated as MISVLLATYNWPQALKLCLESLSTQTDLDFEIIIADDGSASDTKDLIENTRKHFPVKITHLWQEDQGFRKTRILNQAIEAACGDYLVFLDGDCLVQPDFIAQHRILCETKHLVTGSRVLLNDELSKKLLSWPHWDFEKFSRNLLSYRLSGGINKYWPLKIKLGNGAWRNYKKFVWRRIKGCNMACWRSDALAIGGFDETMTGWGHEDADFVFRLQNRGLIRRSGSWATEVLHLYHRINDQSNAAENARRVREKILAKAQ; from the coding sequence ATGATCTCCGTTCTTCTAGCGACCTATAACTGGCCGCAAGCCCTCAAACTCTGTCTTGAGTCACTTAGCACTCAAACAGATTTAGATTTTGAAATCATCATTGCTGATGACGGTTCTGCCTCAGATACCAAGGATCTCATCGAAAATACTCGGAAGCATTTCCCAGTAAAAATCACACATCTTTGGCAAGAGGATCAGGGCTTTCGCAAGACCCGCATTCTCAATCAAGCGATCGAGGCGGCATGCGGTGACTATCTCGTATTTTTAGATGGCGACTGCCTTGTGCAACCAGACTTTATCGCCCAACATCGAATCCTATGCGAGACAAAGCACTTGGTAACTGGTAGCCGTGTCTTGCTGAATGATGAGCTCAGTAAAAAATTGCTCTCATGGCCTCATTGGGATTTTGAGAAATTTTCTAGAAACTTACTCAGCTATCGACTATCCGGCGGAATCAACAAGTATTGGCCTCTCAAAATCAAATTGGGTAATGGTGCCTGGCGTAACTACAAAAAGTTTGTATGGCGCCGTATTAAAGGTTGCAATATGGCCTGTTGGAGGTCCGATGCCCTAGCCATTGGTGGCTTTGATGAAACCATGACAGGCTGGGGACATGAGGATGCTGATTTTGTTTTCCGCTTACAAAATCGAGGGTTGATTAGAAGATCTGGATCCTGGGCAACTGAAGTCCTTCACCTCTACCACCGCATCAATGATCAATCCAATGCCGCAGAAAATGCGCGTCGCGTGCGTGAAAAAATTCTGGCTAAAGCTCAGTAG
- a CDS encoding glycosyltransferase family 2 protein, giving the protein MPTLSVILITRNEEANLADCLASLEGIAQQIVVVDTNSTDSTLEIAKNQGAVISQPADWPGFGPQKNRALALATSEWVLSLDADERLTPALRSEILTAIHHSAHVDCFAIPRLSWYCGRFIRHSGWSPDYVDRLFKRGTARFSDDLVHERLIPNGQVAKLENPMLHYSFMNYSQVLQKIDRYSTASAEQAYAKGKTSSPTKAVLHGIWAFTRTYFIRLGFLDGPQGFALAISNGQGTYYRYMKLWQLHQEASSDISPSK; this is encoded by the coding sequence ATGCCCACCTTATCCGTCATACTCATCACTCGCAATGAAGAGGCCAATTTGGCCGATTGCTTGGCCTCCCTAGAGGGGATTGCCCAGCAAATCGTGGTGGTCGACACCAACAGCACCGATAGCACCCTAGAAATCGCTAAAAACCAGGGTGCCGTCATTAGCCAACCAGCAGATTGGCCTGGATTTGGGCCTCAAAAGAACCGCGCCCTAGCCTTAGCAACATCCGAATGGGTTCTTTCTTTAGATGCTGATGAGCGCCTGACACCTGCTCTCAGAAGCGAAATTCTGACGGCTATACATCATTCAGCCCATGTTGATTGTTTTGCCATTCCTAGACTCTCTTGGTATTGCGGACGCTTTATTCGCCATTCCGGCTGGAGCCCCGATTATGTGGATCGATTATTTAAGCGTGGTACTGCCCGCTTCTCCGATGACCTGGTTCATGAGCGACTGATTCCGAATGGGCAGGTGGCAAAACTGGAAAATCCCATGTTGCACTACAGCTTCATGAACTACTCACAAGTGCTGCAAAAGATAGATCGCTACTCAACTGCGTCAGCAGAGCAGGCATATGCCAAAGGCAAAACAAGCAGCCCTACAAAAGCTGTGCTTCATGGCATCTGGGCGTTTACTCGAACCTACTTTATCCGCCTTGGTTTCTTAGATGGGCCCCAAGGATTTGCTTTAGCAATATCCAACGGGCAAGGGACTTACTATCGCTACATGAAGTTATGGCAATTGCACCAAGAAGCAAGTTCCGATATTTCTCCCAGCAAATGA